Proteins encoded within one genomic window of Fusarium musae strain F31 chromosome 4, whole genome shotgun sequence:
- a CDS encoding hypothetical protein (EggNog:ENOG41), giving the protein METQVQRLVEKAWKKYEETPKDKRLLIGVAGIPGSGKTTFSQIMTDRINARAASSDPSSHPPATFVPMDGFHLTRAALSAMPDPDTAHFRRGAAFTFDAPKFLTLVQALSRRPIPSEPILAPSFDHALKDPRDDDIVVKPEHRVVVLEGNYLALDQDIWRDAAKLLDEVWFVEVDFEVARRRLRERHVRAGIVKDLAEGDRRAMENDLVNGKEIIDFRLRIDEVIQSREDGSWVHE; this is encoded by the exons ATGGAGACTCAGGTTCAAAGGCTTGTTGAGAAGGCGTGGAAGAAGTATGAGGAAACGCCAAAGGATAAGAGATTAT TGATCGGCGTTGCTGGTATCCCCGGCTCAG GCAAAACAACCTTCTCACAGATCATGACCGATCGTATCAATGCCCGCGCCGCCTCTTCAGatccctcatctcatcctccagcAACATTCGTTCCCATGGACGGCTTCCATCTCACCCGCGCCGCCCTCTCTGCCATGCCAGACCCTGATACAGCTCACTTCCGCCGCGGCGCAGCCTTTACCTTTGATGCGCCCAAGTTCCTCACCCTTGTCCAAGCACTCTCCAGGAGACCAATTCCATCAGAGCCAATTCTTGCACCATCCTTTGATCATGCGCTGAAGGATCCCCGAGACGACGATATCGTCGTCAAGCCGGAGCATCGCGTCGTTGTACTGGAGGGGAACTATCTTGCGCTAGATCAAGATATCTGGCGAGATGCGGCGAAGCTTCTGGATGAGGTGTGGTTCGTCGAGGTGGACTTTGAGGTTGCGAGGAGGCGGCTTAGGGAGAGGCATGTAAGAGCAGGCATTGTGAAGGATCTTGCAGAGGGAGATAGAAGGGCCATGGAAAATGATCTAGTTAATGGTAAAGAGATCATTGACTTTAGGCTCAGAATAGACGAGGTAATCCAAAGTCGAGAAGATGGAAGCTGGGTCCATGAATAG
- a CDS encoding hypothetical protein (EggNog:ENOG41): MDDEDPLTNFAFGDASSDEADEAQATKSRRTGQSEEAWRVVQKEYKAKVENGDIYQKVKLPLGHDATKMDIQEVIHAVEEHYFFHRYREAELLAVEALKDGQGLDRDSRQLLEAYRDRCHGKHEQS, from the exons ATGGATGACGAAGATCCCCTCACCAACTTCGCCTTCGGAGACGCCTCTTCAGATGAAGCCGATGAAGCACAGGCGACAAAGTCCCGCCGCACAGGACagtcagaagaagcttggcgaGTAGTCCAGAAGGAGTACAAGGCAAAGGTTGAGAACGGCGAT ATTTACCAGAAGGTCAAGCTCCCACTTGGCCATGACGCCACCAAGATGGATATTCAAGAGGTTATCCACGCCGTTGAAGAACACTACTTCTTTCACCGTTATAGAGAAGCTGAGCTACTAGCTGTTGAGGCCTTGAAGGATGGCCAAGGGCTCGACCGTGACTCTAGACAGTTGCTGGAAGCATATAGAGACAGATGCCACGGGAAACACGAACAATCCTAA